The Cryptomeria japonica chromosome 6, Sugi_1.0, whole genome shotgun sequence genomic interval ttattttgatttgtagtttaattgatttgatttgttatgtaatttgatttattttttaattaagttgattaatttataatgattttattaaattatttgtggattatttatttaaataatttaaataataaaaattattcaatCAATTTAATTTTGATGAAGTAGATTAATTAAGATAAGATGAATTGTTTTAATGAGGGGATGTTGTTAGGTGTTGAGGTAGGGGTAGTGGTATGGAGATGAGTGTATGCAAGATTCCAGTGTctacaagaagttcaaagttgaAAAAGATGCCTACCTTGCTCTAATAGTAAATCCGAGTTTAACCTAGTTGACTGAAACCCTAGCAGAGTGGcagcgatggcgatggcgatggcgatggcaaTGGCAATGGCAGGAGCGGTAATGAAGAGACGAAACTACTCTTTTGCACTGCGCAGTCTGAACTTTGCCTTTGAATCTCTATCCATCTTACATTGTCATTCAGGCTTTGCATTATCAACGCTTGCAGACAAGAATGACTGTGTCATTGACCATTTAGAAAACCCCTTTGCGCAGTTCGCTTGCACTAGATTTAACATCTCTTCTGTGGAGATAGCTCTGATGTTCAAATGGGCCCCGACGTTGCAGAGGCTCCAAACGCTCGATAAGATTGAGGAATTTGTTGGAGTCTTAGAAGAAAACGGCTTCAAGCAAGAGCAAATTGCAAAGATCATGAGGAGCATACCGAAGCATCTGGCTGCGAGTTGTAAGGAAACGAGGAATAAGCTTCAACTGCTGAAAGATTCCGGCATTCGTGGGGAAAAATTGGTGAAACTCTTGACGGGTAGGCCATTGGTATTGACGTTCAGCCTCGAGCAAAGGCTTATTCCCACGGTGACATTCCTCCTAAATCTATATCAGTCTCAGGATTTGTTTCTCAAATCTGTATTAAGATATATGTCAATTCTGACATTCAGCGTGGAGAATACGTTGAAACCCTCCATTGCATTCTGGGAGGGCTACGGCTTTCGCGGAGAGGAGCTTACCAAACTTTTGGTTCTAAGGCCGAGCATTCTGCGCTGTATTTCTTTCACGACTGCACAACTGGATCTCATTCGTAAAATAGGTATCGCAAAAGAGAGTAAATCGTACAAGCATGTTCTCATCCTTTTGGCCACTTCTCGCATGGCAACACTTGAAGCCAAAATTCGTAATTTTCAGCTGTGTGGACTCTCGTATGAGGAAACTATGGAATTATTTAGGCTTAACCCTCATGCCTTTGGCTTGTCTAAAGAAAATATTAGAGCAAAGATGGACTTTGTTGTTAAGAACATGGAGCTTCCTCCAAACTCCGTGATAAAGTATCGGGATATACTGTTCTCTAATTTAGATAAACTCGTGAAGCCTAGGTTTTTTGTTTGGAAAAAACTGGCATCCATGAATGGGCTTGAGAATTGTAACAAGACGCTTCGCAGAATGTTGAATATGCGGGAGGCAGAGTTTGTTACCAAGATTTTGAAGAGGCATCCTGAATCTGCCACATTACTTTCTATTTATGAAAAGGGGCTTGCTGATGCTTCGAGTAGCAGCGCTTATACACAGATCTTAAGGAGAGGTTTTTTTTGAGCATTTGCTCATATAGATTTGATATGTGACAAGTGAAGGCGACTGTAGTAATTCATTATTTCTTATGATTGCACAATAAGAGCCCTTGACCTGGCTGCGAGCATTTGAGATGGCATGGATTCACCTGGATGTATCTCCCTCGCAACACCAGTTTCTCAAtgcaaattttgggaaaaatgtgcCGCGCTTGTTGAAATCCTCTTCAAGCAAGGTATGCTCGCCAATTGTTAGATTTGTAAAGCGAGATTTCTATTACTTTCATTACTAAAATTGGCGTCGGATAAATATACAATTTCAGTAACTTGAAATTTTGTCGTAACTGAAACACTTTGTAAAATATGTATCATTTCACTTGAACTTGTATTTATAGGAGAATAAAGAATTGGTAATTCGACAAAAAATGATGCACAGGTTTTACCAGCCCTGGAGGTTCTGTGAAAATTGTAAATTCGGATTTGAATTAGTCCTTTTTTAACAAAAGTAATCTTAGTTTATGAATCAAAATTATTTTGGAAAATTTGACACTAGATTGACTATTTCTTACTTGTAGAGCAGAGGTTTGCCAAGAGTCCAACATCTTCATGGAGATAATTCTGTGTCACAGACAAGCCATACTTAATTGTTCGTTGGTCATGATGCACAGTCTTCATATATACATTTTCTGGTAATATAATAGTGATATAGTCTTCTTTTTTGTTTACAAATACACGTTACTTGTGATTCTGTCAGATCAAATTTGTTCCGTACACAAGAACGCAATGCTTTATTGCACAGAGCGATCGGTTAAAAATATATACAGTTTGAGAAACATGTCTTCCTTGCAGGTTTATCTTCTTCACCTGCAATATTTGAATCTCAGTTATCCTTGAGTAGTAAAAATACAAAACACATCCAATTGAGTGATTACACATGTAGAGAATGCAAGTTCTTATTTAGAGAAATTTGTAAGTGAATCAATCTAGTTGGCACTACATGCCACACCTGCTTGTACTCTAAAAGCAATTTTTCAATAGATGTTAACATTGTTAAAATATTTTCAGTAAACGACTACAGGAAACAAACATCTAAACAAACATCTATGTAAATGTATTTCAAGTATCTTTATGTTTAAATGTATTGAGCGAAAAGATTTTTTATAGAAATTTTAAATCTAAAACATCTTGaatgaatttaatattttattttagaaatGAGAATCAAGACATTTAAACCTTCCTTTACCATTTTGAAGTTCTGCTAAATAGTACAGCTCATGCTGTTAAGCCAGCCACTTGATAATGGTTTTGAAATTTCACTAATTTTAACAAATAAATTCTCTAAATGTTATATATAGATAATTATAGCAGTATTCTATAGTCATATATAGATAATAATAGCAATATTCTATATATAGATGATTATAGTAGAGTTCATGCTGTTAAGCCAGCCACttgataattattttgaaatttcaCTAATTTTAACAAATAAAATCTTTAGATGTCATATATAGATAATTATAGCAGTATTCTATATATACGATCTCTCTTAAGACAGATATATGGAGATCATTCGTTCAAATAATTTGCTGTTGTCAGGATTACGTTTACCCCTACCTCCCGGAGATAAATTAAAAGATTGAGTTGAAAACTTGGCATGGCAGAACTTAACTTGCGTATAGGAAAACAAAATGGAGTGCTTCAACTTATAAATGAACCATTCACAGGATTAAATAGCAAGCATTCTTATAATAAGTCAACAAAAAGTGCTTGTCAGCTGGCAAAACCAAGTATCCTCCTTACACATTGAGATATCCCGCTGCAAATAATAGGTCCTGGAATTTCATTGAGCAGTGTTCCCCAGCCTTGTATCAATGGGTATCGGTTTTTGTACAATTCTGGGAAACTACTTATCATATTTCGGTTGAAGAATTATATGCATATGTCGGAGTGGGCGAGGTTGAAGCAAGGATTTTAAGCTTTATGTAAACTTCGATTTTAGCAGCAGCAGTACGAAGCTATGTGATATTTGAACTTTCAAGCATGTTAAAATTGAGATTAGGATACATTCAGTTTTATGCTTGGATGTCAACAACTCCTAAAATATGTTTATgaaattaaaacattttttttattcCCCTTTTCAGTTAAATGCCAATGTAAAGGCTTCCATAGATTGTAAGATTTGAGTTGTGGATATGACTAAAAATCATGGATAGATCCCAACTAACATGGAGTTATTCCCAAACTCCTTAAAACCAAAATTAACGCATTTTGCACACCCTCATCTGTAATTAACTCAATACAGTATGTGTCCTTTCGATAGATGAATTTTAAAGCTGCAATTGGGATTTAGATTAATTGTTTGTGACAGACGTTGGGAATCTTTACCTCCGTGATTATTCCAGCGTTGAGTTTCATGCAACGGGAGGGGAAATTCCTAGACCATTGGCAGCAGCCTGTGGCCTTTAGTTCCCTATAACCTTTGAGTTCGTACATTTCACATTTTGAAATCATTGATGAAACCAAGTCAGGGCTCGACACAAAAGTTTTATTTATTACAGCTAATTATTTAGGAGTTATAAGCTAAGAGAAAATCCGGATTGTATACAGACTAGCAATTGCATCTATTGATATATTAGACACACCAATAGTTTATGAACTTACTGTATCAACGATCTTAGAAACAAGCTAACAAAGTCAACAGTAAAACATATGAATCTCTGAGTATGGGCACAGTAACATATTGCAGACTTTTGATATACCCTAGAGAAATCCTGCATAGATCTTATGCACTTGCTGGGCTATTGGGATTATTGATGCAAACACCATTTTTGGGGATAATTGCTGGGCTTGGAGCAACGATCTAATCGACATTTTTCCTCCAGAACATGAAGAGACATTTTATTCATATCCATCCATTTTAGACCTGCTACTGCTGATAAATGCTGTTGGAATTAGTAATATAGTTGCAGCACCAAAATGTTTTCTTATCACTTCCATTTTCTGGAGATACCTCTTCTCTCATTTACACTTCAGTTGTAGAATAAATTTGTCTGCCATTTTTATGTTCTACTGTTGGAGTAAGTTGTAATCCCTCCCACATCAAGTTTCTAGATTAAGTATTGTATTGCAAAGCCTCTATATAGAGAGGTGATATGTAATTCATTCTTGGTCTCTAATCTCTGATCAGATGATCAAATCTTGTAACCCATTGAATTAATAGAAGATTATTTTTAATCTATTGCTGTATCAATCTATGTGTGTTTTATAATTTCTTTCACTTAGTATCAGAGCTGAAGATCTGGGACAAGCTGTGAAATTGCAGAAAGTGAAGTATCTGTGAAAAGAGATCAGGCCATTCGAAGAATCACCCAAGCCTTACTTCAGCCGCTGTTAGAAGAAATGACATCAGCTGAAGACAAGGCACTGTGGTAGGAGAGAATCCCGTAGAAGTTGgtgtgaaaaatctattacaattattgattattatcctcctatctttgatagattatttgagtaacaaatattggaaaataacacaactgcaatttcacaaactcataaaaaatgcgcaacacaatgaacacaatattttcggacaattgtccctagaaaaaccccgaagggaaaaccaGTATTGCGGATGAGAACTATATTAAAACTTCagcaaattaagagatacaaatactgcttgcctcttactggcagagctTCGACGATCTCCTAATCCTTCTACTGATATTCCACCCCGCTACTATtccaacgctatcactgcgcccttgctaacactgcaagttcttcacacaattcattgttttccaaatgccccctgacccccttatatactactctcgttggaaaaccaatggccgagattaattctcaatcaatggctaagattaaaaacaattaaacaaccctaaccaaattggttgctagaagtttctaaaaagagtcaaataattaataaaaattgtttgaactctaactacatttgttagcaaacaattatttactaattatttagcaaatggacaaacagTTGTCCAAGCTaccaaactaacaaactaacactccctcttagtgaaGAAGTTGTTCTGCATGACAACCAActtctctctgaagaagatgaattttaccttccccaatgcctttgttagaATGTTTGCTACCTGCTGATCTATAGGTATAAACTGTAGTTGAACAACTCCACGCTATacacaatctctgatgaagtgatacccaatgtctatatgtttcgacctatcatgaaacaccggattcttagtcaacttaatgcaactctgattgtcgtagtgtatcactgtagtctccaccttctgaccaaacaaggctaccagcaacttccgaagccatatagcttcacatgttGCCATGCTAGTTGCTATGTATTCCGACTTTGCAGAACTCAGAGCCACAGACTTCTGCTTCCTACTAAACCAAGAGACAACTCTTGATCCCagactgaaacaacaccctgaagtgctcctCTTGTCTGttgtactgcctgcccaatctgcattagtacaGCCCATCAACTTGATTCCTTCACCTCGagcatatctaatcccatactTGATTGTACCTCGCAAATAACGCAGCACATGCTTTGCCGCTGTCCAATGCACTCCCTTTGGCTCAACCATGAATTGACTAAGAGAGTTAACTGCAAAAGCTATATTTGGCTTGGTGTTGACCAAATACgtgagagaaccaatcaactgcttgaataatgtgggatctacatccttctccctggatgtatctaccttcctccaattcgtgatcataggtgtagacatggctttgcaatcttccatcctgaaccttttcaagatttcaatgcaatatttcccttgtccaaggaaaatctctccatttgtctgccatacctccatgcctagaaagtagtgcataagtcccaaatccttcatctcgaactctgctgcaaggtccctcttgcactcttctatgagccccagtgaacctgttagaaacaagtcatccacatataggacaagaaagagaatctcacccccaaccatcaagtagtagaggttagcatctacctcactcttcacaaagcccatttcctgcaagtagctatcaatgcgctcataccaggctctaggagcctgCTTGAGTCTGTACAAAGCTCTCTTCAATCTACACACGTGGGTCTTTTTGTTGTGTGCTATAAAGCCTtccggttgttctatgtatacctcctctttcaactcaccattgaggaacgctgtcttgacatccatttgatggatctgccatcccatttgtgttgaaattgagattaCAGCTCATATAGAAATATAcctggcaactggagcaaatgtctcctcatagtctattccctccttctgagagaaccctttTGCCACGAACCTTGCCTTGTATTcctcgatgctaccatctgcaccgtGCTTGATCTTGTAGATCCAGCGCGATCCAACCACAGCCCTATCTGTTGGTCTAGGAACTACCTCCCACACATCATTCTGCATTATTGAGGTATATTCCTCAACCATTGCATCTTGCCACACCTGATGTTGTGCAACCTCCTGATAGCTAGAAGGTTTACTATCTACCAACTGactaactaatgcaacatagtcatcAAACTTGGCTGGTTGTTTCCgttgtctactactcctcctaggagtacccactaactccTGAGTATTTCTTTGTGTCTGCTGAACCTTACTGTTGTTGCTGCCAACTGTAgaagatgaaatatcaacctccatgtcttcttgatgcatctcttcttgCACCTGTTGCTCCATACTTTGAGAACTCTCACCTCCTAAGCCTAagcttgtactagtaactgtactagAGCTTTGTTGACCTTGATTCGGTTGAGTGATCCTTGGAGCTTGTGTTGACTGCTCACTCTAatcatctgctggcaaatctctggaccttctaaatgccttgtcctgcatgaacttgacatcacgtcGAACAATAATCCGCCTGGTCCCTGGAATGAATAtccgatatgcctttgaggtttcattgtaccccacaaagtaccctctttctgcaatctgatctaacttggtacgtgtatcctttggaatgtgacaatatgccaaactcccaaagatcctgaagtgactaacatctggcttcttcccagTGAATGCTTCCTCTGGTGTCATCTTCCCTAGTGCCTTATGTGGAACCCTATTTTGTATGTATACTGTCGTACTACATGCTTCTGCCCATAAGTAACGGGGCAAGTCCTGATCATGTACCATAGCCCTTGCTGCCTCCAATATGGACCaattcttcctctcagcaaccccattctgttgCGGGTTGTAAGGAACAattcactctctcttgattccttccttggtacAAAACTATTGGAATTCATtccctttgtactcgcctccattgtttgaccgaagaacctttatcttccttctcgtcgagttctccacaagagccttgaactcttggaagcgactgaaaacttcatccttggtcttcaagaagtatatccaagtcttcctggagaaatcatcaataaaagtaacaaagtACTCATACCCTCTGAGAGATTTCGTcaacattggtccacatacatctgaatgtactagatcaagaacacccttggatctagtgtcactccttggaaaagttgctttcacaaacttccccaacacacatcccttacatacatcatcatgctctgtgctcacctctaGAACACCTGTCACTGTCTCACGAAGCAAATTAAGTGCTCTATGATGTATATGacccattctcctatgccatagctctcctcGATCTCTAAGATTACtgctgctcatgagtgccttaggagtatcaaactgcaacctataaagtcgaccactcctaactccaatagctatgggtgatttccaatccttatgcttaatcaatacatgtgccctctaaagagtacattgtaccctttgtcctgaaggacagatacagaaatcaaattcatccctaagcctagaacatgcaacacatcatgaagaggaatcatcttaccattctccctctgaaactgaacagtccctttcccaactgagttgagtTTGGACATGTTTCCCATAGAGATCTAGATTTTGGTGCTCTCCTCCTTATAACTGGAGATGTATTCtctaactcctgtcatatgaaatgatgccccactatctatgtaccaaacactctatgaggttgagctaaccatacacgctatgagtgcaaactcatcttccattctattcgagagctcatctgcacttgttgaagctgcaacttgcttcttgcctttcttgtcattcttcttcctttctaggcaattgctgacatagtggccaaactcgtgacaatcgtagcacttgatcttcaacaagtctttcttcttcttctcaccttgtggatttgatcctttgctggaccccttctttgcttttcctttaccTGCTAGGGCAGCGTTCTCCTGTTCtgcctcacttttctgactcttattgttggctccattgacaaggcttagtctaagctcctcctaagtgaagtcactccaaagtcgatcccaacttggtaaggtgtctcgtccattaacaacttgaacaaagacatcccactgcttagaaaacccatttagggctatctaTACCAGCTCATCATCACTTGGTTTATCTCCAACAGccgctaactcatccttgacaagtttGAGTCTGGTGAGGTAACTCGTTACGTCTTCTCCCTTATTCATTCAGGTATTCCTCAGCTTTTCTCTGAGAATTAGCTTCCGATTAGTGGTAGCATTATGGTACAAATTCAGAATGGCATCCCACATCTTCTTTGCAGTATCTAACTCTGCAATATGTGGAACtatatggtccttgacaccatcaaggattagcctcctcaccttggaatcatccttcttgtatgctgcaagcAGTATTGGATCTGTAGGTACAGTCACAacagtggtaacatattcctttataccattctcttctagcaataaagaaattctggctttccagacaccaaaatttgaggctccATCTAATCTGACCTGATCTCTTAAACCTGCTGAGGCCATCTCAAGGGATAAAAGAAATAATTATTCTAAAGAGGTCAAAGTAGGTTTTATAAACCCTCGATTttctttcctttgcctaggataaaCATTTtctccttagctctgataccatgtaaaaaatctattacaattactgattattatcctcctatctttaatagattatttgagcaacaaatattggaaaataacacaactgcaatttcacaaactcataaaaaatgcgcaacacaatgaacacaatatttttgaACAATTGTCCTTggaaaaaccccgaagggaaaaccagtactccGGATGAGAACTATATTAAAACTTCagcaaattaagagatacaaatactgcttgcctcttactggcagagctTCGACGATCTCCTAATCCTCCTGCTGATATTCCACCCCGCTACTatcccaacgctatcactgcgcccttgctaacactgcaagttcttcacacaattcattgttttccaaatgccccctgacccccttatatactactctcgttggaaaaccaactgtcgagattaattctcaatcaatggttaagattaaaaacaactaaacaaccctaaccaaattggttgctatAAGTTTCTaaaaaagagtcaaataattaataaaaattgtttgaactctaactacatttgttagcaaacaattatttactaattatttagcaaatggacaaacagctgtccaagctaccaAACTAACAAACAAACAGTTGGAACGTGCTGAAGTCAGAAGAAGAAATAATTGGTTTTGGTTTTGTGTTGAAACAATTAATCGTCAAAATTAAGGGGGAGAATGTTAGAATAAGTTGTAATTCCTCTCACAAAGCATGAAAATAAAATAACTGCAATCTTGTGCCGTTTTGCATGAGATTAAAAATAACTTCTCTAAAAATGGAATTCGCATGATAATTCTTAGAGTTTTTAATCTGCGTATAGTATGTATGATAAGTTTCTAGATTAAGTTTTGTACTGCAAAGCCTCTATATAGAGAGGTAATATGTAATTCATTTTTGGTCTCTGATCTCTGATCAGATGATCAAATCCTGTAACCATTGAATCAATAGAAGAATTATTTTGTGTTTATTGCTGTAGCAATTTATGTGTTCTATAATTTCTTTCATCTACATCGTCTGAATATTTGGCAATCATTGACACATATAAGAGGATTTTGTTTCATCACTACTACATTTGATCGGTGTCCCTCAACTTTCTCTTTTGGCTGATATAGTGCACGATCTGATAATGGCATTAACACTGAAAGAAGCCCCTCAAAAATCCTAACGTTTTCCTGTTATTGATAGTCTTCACTGTAGGAATTCCTAGCATTGTGCAATCTTCATTGAAATGTTTTCTGCTGTTTAAATTAGGGTGCTTACGTCCAGTTGTATGTTTGGCCTGCTTAGAACATCTAACGTTCAGGATGCTTTTATGAGAAGAGCCTGCCAAAGAAGCTTCAGGTTTGTCCGTCACACACAAAAATCAAACTCTCAATGATTTAGCTATTCTAGTGTATCTGTAAAAACTAAATTGTGATAATTTTTGAGAAGTTATTAAGGATTAATAATAGTGTCTCAAATATAAAGCATAAGATGGAAGAATGAATAAAAGTTCAACAGGAAACTCAATGTAGCAGTGCAAACTTTGGAGCACTTACCTAAATTTTCAGACATATCAATTATTAAACAACATTAATAGGAAAGTAGTAAAGATGGAAGAAATCTCCAAAAACTATTTCAACAAGTTTACAAAAGATTTAAATTACATTTCTGAATAAATCTAACAAGAATATTTGTTGACATGTGCTTGTGGTGATGTTTGAAAGCCAAATACAGTGATATTATTATTAAATCCATTGCAACCATTCACAAGAAACTTTGTTAAAACATTGTTCCCAAACACAAAACAAGCATTTCTCTCCAGAATAAATAGAACAagctaattttaaaaaaatcatattcTTCACTATAAATAAAATCACCAATGTCAAAATTAGATCAAACTCAATGGGAAACGatgaaaaaatttaaaatagcTTTTTAAGCATGTAACTTATGGTGGTTTCCTTGAGATTTTTCAGTAATTTTAGCCCAAAGTAATTATCCCAAAGTAATGAGCAGACATGTTCCTATAACAATTCTAGAATTCGCCCAAGAACCAAACCTGCAATGAATTACTTCAAAAGATTACATGGCAGGCATTTCAAGAAATTCTTAGTATGGCTCCCATTGCACGCGACAACTACCATCATGGTCTTGAACACGAGAAATTTGATAAGCCCTTTATCATTCCTATCAATACTCTAAATAATGTTGCTACACTCTCACTAGTGTAGGGCTCTTCCATAACCCTTAAAAACTTTGTACAACTCATCTATTATAAAAGAATCTTCTTGTCTAGATCaaacatgttgaatgcattcattgAGCCTTTACGCACGTCCCCTTTGTATTCGAGTCCACATATGCAATAGTGACAACAAGTTTGGATGCCTCCACTTCTTGAAAGGATATGTTGTTGTAACAGCAAACCCCAAAAATCAAACCATTAACAGTAGCCTCAACAATCAAACCCTAGGTTGAAACTCAAGGTTAGAATGCAAAGAGTTGTACGTCCTAAATTCCTAAAGCTGGGCTGTTCTCAAAGCACCAAGGGTGTCAAACTAGAGTAACAAGCCTCTCCTAAATTCCCAAAGTTGGGTTGCTCTCAAAGCACCAGGGGTGTCAAACTAGAGTAACAAGCCTCCAACTCATGATCATGTAGGACAACTCTAGACCACTTTTCTAAGATGGGTAAGACCTCCTTCAATTTCAAGCTTAGTTATAAGATTAAACTTAGTTGAAGTTAGACAATATATAAATTGTGCAATAAAACCCGATGCATGTctaactccaaaagttgttacTAGGTCAAAGACCAACCTACTACTATAATCTTTATGAAGTTGATGAGCACATCATTATATGATAGAAGAATGTTGGTGTGTACAAAATGACTCTCTAGAATGATAATTGTCATGGATTGCTACAGATGTTTTCCCTTGTTATAATGTTGAGTCATGAAGTGCACACAAATATACTTCCTACACCTACTCTATTAGTGAATGATGCTTTAAGTGCATGGCAGATCATAACTTGTAGGAAAAATGCCGATTCATTGAGTCACAAAGTCGAAGAATACTACAAGGAAAAAAAATGGAAATCACAAAGAAATTTTAGCTATGCATGTGCATACATCATAAATGATGATATAAAGAAACTACTTCCCAAATCACAAAAAAAGTCAATTTCAATGAAGAGAAGACCATTACAAAGCTTGTAATGACTTATAATGATGTCTAATTAAGTCCAATCTTCAATTACATTCATAACAATGAATTGGTAATAGAAAACTCAAAGCTAATACTTCGCAAAACATCTAGAAATGAACTCATGGAGGCATTCAATTGCAAGAATCATTTACAATATTAAACTCCTTAAGATTTACAAACATTTGTTACTCTAATGGCAAATGGATTTGCAAGAGTTGAACATTAGAATCTCCTTTGACTTACAATCATGTGGAAATAATAAATGACCAAGCTTCTTTTTGGAAAACAAAATGGCATAAATGGCACTTTATTGGTTGCCCTATCACTTGAAGAATTGAGGAGGAATTGAGAGTCAATGAATAAGGCATGC includes:
- the LOC131048636 gene encoding transcription termination factor MTERF9, chloroplastic-like: MAMAMAMAMAMAGAVMKRRNYSFALRSLNFAFESLSILHCHSGFALSTLADKNDCVIDHLENPFAQFACTRFNISSVEIALMFKWAPTLQRLQTLDKIEEFVGVLEENGFKQEQIAKIMRSIPKHLAASCKETRNKLQLLKDSGIRGEKLVKLLTGRPLVLTFSLEQRLIPTVTFLLNLYQSQDLFLKSVLRYMSILTFSVENTLKPSIAFWEGYGFRGEELTKLLVLRPSILRCISFTTAQLDLIRKIGIAKESKSYKHVLILLATSRMATLEAKIRNFQLCGLSYEETMELFRLNPHAFGLSKENIRAKMDFVVKNMELPPNSVIKYRDILFSNLDKLVKPRFFVWKKLASMNGLENCNKTLRRMLNMREAEFVTKILKRHPESATLLSIYEKGLADASSSSAYTQILRRGFF